The DNA segment GCTCGCCAATCACGGCCGCGCCGGGCGCATTCTGATGCCGACCGACACCCGCAGCAGTTCGGTGATGTTCATCATCCGCAAGGACCTGTGGGATCAGGGCATCACGACGCTGGAGAAGCTCACCGAGTCGAAGCGGCCGGATGGCCGCAAGCCGATCGTCTCGGTGTCCTCGCTTGGCGGCACCAATCATGTCTGGTCGTCTTATTATATGGAGACGATGGGGCTCGCCGAAAAAGTAACCTGGATTGGCACCGGCAACGTCGACACCATGCTGGGCTCGCTCAAGAGCAAGCAGGTCGACGTCCTCGTCAGTTCGCTCTCGCTGCTCGACGAATCGAAAGAGCAGGGCTGGGGTACGCTGTTGTTCGACGGCACGGATGAAGCGATCTGGAACAAGTATATCGGCGGCAAGGTGCCGGTGACCTGCCATTTCACGGTGCAGTCGACCATCGACAAGGACCCGCCAAAAATACAGGCCTTTGCCACCGCCTTGTGGCGCGCGGCGCAATGGATCAAGACCCATTCCTCCGATGAGGTCTACGACGCGATCGAGCCTTACGTCGGCAGCACGTCGCGCAAGGCCAATATTCTGGAAATCACGGCGCTGAAGAAGGTCGCCGATTTCGACTGCGTGATCGATGCGGCGAGTTTTGCGCGCGGCGAAAAGGTCTGGTTCCGGGAAATGACCGGCATCAAGCCGCTGGCGATGTCCGAAGTCGTCGTCCCCGATTTCGTGCTGGCCGCCAGGAAAGCCTATCCGGGTTGATCGCGGGCCGGAAAGCCCGAAGGGCGAGGGGACTAGTGCGGCGACTCTGACGTTCCTTTCAGTCTCGCCGTACCTTCTTCGAAGGAACGTCAGAGTCAAAGCCACACTAGAGTCATATGGTTGCTAGTGTCCCTTTGGTTCTGACATTCGTAAACGAAACCGCCACGACATAATACGAATGTCAGAAGCGGGACACTAGGGGACGCCATGCCGCTTGATCGATCGCAGGATGTGAGCCGCATCGACGTCAGGGATTTGAACAAGACGTTTCAGCTCGCAGGAGCCGCGATCGAAGCGGTGCGCGGGGTTTCCTTTAGCGTGAAGCGGGGGGAGTTCGTGGCGCTGCTGGGGCCGTCCGGCTCCGGAAAAAGCACCGTGCTGAACATGATCGCGACCCTGATCAGGCCCTCCAGCGGGCAGATCCTGATCGATGGCGCGCCGATCGTCCCCGGCAAGGCGACGCCCAATGTCGGCTATGTCTTCCAGCGCGACACGCTGTTTCCCTGGCGTACGGTCGCAGACAATATCGGCTATGGCCTGCAACTGGCCGGAAAGAGCGACGCCGAGCGCAAGGAGCGCGTGGCCGCCTGCATCTCGCAGGCCGGACTTGAAGGATTCGATGAAGCCTATCCGTCTGCGCTATCCGGCGGCATGCGCCAGCGTGCCGCACTGATGCGCACGCTCGTGGTCGAGCCGCAGATCCTTCTGATGGACGAGCCGTTCGGTGCACTCGATACCCATACCAAGATCGACATGCACGAGGTGCTGTTGCGCATCTGGGAGCGCGAGCAGCAGACGGTGCTGTTCGTGACCCACGACCTTGGCGAGGCGTTGACGCTCGCCGACCGCATCATCCTGTTCTCGGCGCGTCCGGGCCGCATCAAGGACATGTTCGAGGTCGATTTCCCGCGGCCGCGCGACGCCGTGAAGGTGCGGGAGACGCCGCGTTATGCGGAACTGTTCCAGCACATCTGGCACTCGCTCGGCGAGGAATTCGTCAAGGGGCGCGAGCGATGAAGCCGCGCCGGCATTCGCTCAGCGCGCTGGCGTGGCAGGTCGGAATCTGCATCGTCGTGCTGTCGGTCTGGCAGTGGGGTTACCAGCTCCGCGCCCGCTTTCCCTGGCTCGTGCCCGATCTGCTCGATCCTTATTTCATCTCGAAACCATCGGAGATCTTCGAGCAATTCCTGATCCTGAGCTGCTTGAAATCGAAGCTCGGCGTCTTCAACGGCTGGTTCAACGGCGATTTCGCCAAGTGCATGGCGCGCACCGAGAACAATCTCTGGGTCGCGACCGCGATTACGCTGAAGAACACGTTCTTCGGCTTTGTCACCGGCGTCACGTCGGGATTTGCCGCCGGGCTCATTCTCGGGCGATCGGATCGCCTGAGTGCGATCTTTCAGCCGTTCATTACCGCCGTAAATTCGATTCCGCGCATCGCGCTGGCACCCATCATCGTGCTGGCATTCGGCATCGGCGATACTTCGAAGATCGTGACGTCGTGGATCGTGGTGGTGTTCCTCGTGTTCTACAACACCTTCGAAGGCGCACGCTCGATTGACGAAGGTTTCATCAATGCCGCCCGGCTGCTCGGGGCCAGCGAATGGCAGATCACGCGTACGGTCGTGATCCCTTCGACCATGGCCTGGGTGTTTGCCTCGCTGACGCCTGCGATTTCCTTTGCGTTGATCGGCGTCATCGTCGGCGAATTCATCGGCGCGGAAAAAGGCATCGGCCGGTTGATCATCGAATCCGAGGCGCGCGGCGAGGCCTCGGGCATGATGGTGGCGGTCACCATCCTGATGCTGGTGGGCGTCGTGCTCGCCGCGCTCATACGCCGGTTACAAGCCTATCTTCTGCGCTGGCAGCAGCATAACCGTGCGGATTGAAGCGCTTGTCTATTCGCGCGCGGATGGTACAGCTATTCCCGCGCCTCTAGTTTTGCAAAGGTCTTTCCATGAGCATCAAGGTCTACGGGTTCTGGCGGTCGATCGCGTCGTTTCGTATCCGTGTCGCGCTGAAATTGAAGGCGCTGCCGTTCGAGGAAATCTCGATCGACATTCTCCAGGGCAAGCAGTTCGAGCCGGGTTACGATGCCGTGAACCCCGAACACGTGGTGCCGACCTTCATCCATGATGGCCATTCGCTGTACCAGTCGCTCGCGATCATGGAATATCTCGACGACATCAAACCGACGCCGCGGCTATTGCCTGATGACGTCAAGGAGCGGGCCTATGCGCGCTCGCTGGCGTTGATGACGATCGCGGACGCGCACCCGCTCACGGTGCCGCGCGTGCGCAAGCATCTCGCCGGGAGCTTTGGCGCCGACGCTCACGCGATCGAGGCGTGGGTCACGCATTGGACCGTCGAGGGGCTGGCGGCCTATGAACGGTTTCTTGAGCGGCGTAAGCCTGCGCCGTTTGCGCTGGGCAAGGAAGTTGGTCTTGCCGATATCTGCATCGCGGGCCAGGTGGTCGGCGCGCAGTATGTCAAGGTCGAGCTTGATGCGTATCCGCTGGTGAAAAGCATCTCGGACCGCTGCTTTGCGCTGCCGGAATTCAAGAGCTCGCGTCCGTTCGAACAGCCCGACTACAAGGCCGCGGGCGGCAAGCACTAACGTTACGGCGAGATCATTTCGTTTCGCGAAATGGTATCTTGCGCTCCGCGAGGCTTCAACGATCGCGTCCAAGCCGCCATGGTCGCCGCGGCCGGAGCTGATGCCGGCTCTTCCATTCAGGAGAACCGACCCATGAAGCTCTACTGGCATCCGCTGTCCGGCCACGCCCACCGGGCGCAACTTTTCCTCTCGCTGATCGGAGCGAGGTTCGACCTCGTCGAGGTCGATCTTGCCAAAGGCGCGCACAAGGTTCCTGAATTCCTGAAGCTCAATCCCTTCGGGCAGGTGCCGGTGCTGGACGACGACGGCGTCGTCGTCAGCGACTCCAACGCGATCCTGATTTATGTGGCGAAGAAGCTCGGCAAAACCGACTGGCTGCCCGAGGACGCCAAGGGCGCTGCGGCGGTGCAGCGCTGGCTTTCGGTTGCGGCCGGGCAAATCGCCTTCGGCCCTGCGGCTGCGCGCCTCATCACCGTGTTCAACGCGCCGCTCAATGCCGACGAAGTGATCAGGCGCGCGCATGCGATCCTGGCCCTGATCGAGGCCGAACTCGCCGGCAAGAGCTGGATCGTCGGCGGTGCGCACCCGACCATCGCCGACGTGGCGCTCTACAGCTACATTGCGCGCGCGCCGGAGGGCAACGTCGACCTCTCGCAGTATCCGGCCGTGCTCGGCTGGCTCACCCGGGTGGAATCTCTTCCGCGCTTCACGCCCTTCAAGATCACGCCAGCGGGCTTGCAAAAGGTGGCTTGATCGCCTCCGGGATCGACGGTCTAGACGTCGAGCCCGAGTACGCGCGCAGCATTGCCACCGGCGATCTGGGCCAGCGTCGTCTCGTCCATGCCGTGGACACCAGCGACATGCCCGATCGGATTATATTCGGCCATGTCGAAGGGATAGTCGGTGCCCATGACGATGCGGTCGGGACCAAATACATCGATCAAATAGGCGAGCTGGTGATAGCTGAAGACGACGGTGTCGAGATAGACCTGGCGCAGGTAAGTCGTCGGTGGCAGCAGCAGCTCTCCTTGTGAATCCTTGCGCGCGCCCCAGGCGTGATCGATACGGCCGGAATAGCCGGGCAGGTAGCCGCCACCATGCACCGCCATCAGCTTCAGATCGGGAAAGCGCGCCAGCGTCCCTGAGAAGATGAGGTTGTGAAGCGCGAGCGTCGTTTCCAAGGGATTGCCGAGCACGTTGTTGAAATAGAAGTGCGTCAGCCGGTCGCCATGCGTGAAGCCGTTCGGATGCATCATGATGAAGGCGCCGAGTTGTTCGGCCCGGGCGAAGAAGGGACGGAATTTTGGATCGGACAATTCCTGGCCGTCGACATTGGTCAGGATCTCGACGCCCTTCAGCTTGAGATCCTTCATCACATAGTCGAGCTCGCGCACCGCAAGCTCCGGTTCCTGCAAGGTGACGACGCCAAGGCCGACGAATCGGTCGGGCCTGCGCGCGCAATATTCGGCGACGCCGTCGTTGGCGAGCTTGTGTGCTTGCTCAGCGATCTTGGGATCGACCGCGTAGTAGCACTGCGGCGGCGCCGGCGCGACGACCTGAATATCGATCCCCATCTTGTCGAGATCGAACAGGCGGCGATCGATGGTCGTCATGACCTCGGCGACGTCCTTTTCCTGCTGCGCGTTGATTTCCTTGGTGAGGCTGTCTGCAAAATGCGCGAGCGGCACGCGGGAAAGATCGACATGGGGACCTGCGAGCTTCGCCGCCTGCGGCACCACGATATGGGCGTGAATGTCGATCGTGGTGGAGGAGGGGCGTCGCGCAAGGCCGTCCGCATCATGGTTGCGGGCGGCGGTGCGGCCATAGCGGTTCTTGGTATCGATCATGGACGAGTGCTCTTCTGTTGTATTGGGCAAATAGGTCGGTCGAACGATATCTCGATCAGGTTTTGGGCTTGCGCCGAGTCCAGTGCACGGAAACGGTAGTGGCATCCGCCTCGCCTAGCCCGTCTTTTTCCGCTTCCTCAAAGCAGGCCAGCGCGCTTTTCGCAACCGGCAGTTCGGCATGGAGGGAGGCGGCGAATTGCACGGCGGTGGCGAGATCTTTCTTGGCCGCCGTAATGCCGAAGGCGGTTTCGCTGAGCGGCCCGCCACCAAGCACTTTGGCGATGATCGCGCCGCGTCCCTTCATGGCGGCAGGCGCGCCAGCGGTATCGGAGAGGATATCGATCAGCCGTTCGGCGGGCAGGTTGAGCGGCTTGCAGATGGTCAGGGATTCGCCGAGCGCCTGCCAATAAACCAGCAGCGGCAGGTTGACCGCGAGCTTCAGGGTTGCGCCGGCGCCAAGCGGCCCGACATGCTCGATCCGCCGGCAAAGTTGTTCAAGAAGCGGCCTGGCGCGCGCGACGTCTGCGTCGGAGCCGCCGACGAGACCAAACAGCTTGCCTTCCCTGGCCGGCACCTTGCTGCCGCCAACCGGGCACTCGACAAAGGCCGCGCCCGCTTTGGTAGCAGCGTTGCCGACCGACTTCATCGTGTCCGGTTGGATCGTACTCATATCGATCAAGAGCTTGCCGCTGAGTTTTGCCTTCAGCAGCCCGTTCACGCCGTGATAGACAGCGTCGGTTGCGGTATCGTTGAGCAGCATGACGATGATGACGTCGCAGCCTTCGACAAGCGCAGCCGGGGAGGCGAAGGCTTTCGCGCCGGCATCGACCAGCGGTTTGGTCTTCGCGGTGTCGCGATTCCACACCCCGACCTCGTGCCCGACCGCGAGCAACCGCTCGGCGATCGACCCGCCCATTCGTCCTGTGCCGCAAACGCCGACTTTCATTTTGGGTCCCTCGGTTCTGTGCCTGGTTCAGTGGGCATGATACACGCCAAGATGCTGCGCGATCAGCTCCTCGTTGTTCAAAACTTCGCTGGCTTCGCCCGCAAAGACGCAGCGTCCGGTGTTGAGAATGACGGCCTGGTCGGCGACATCGAGCGC comes from the Bradyrhizobium erythrophlei genome and includes:
- a CDS encoding ABC transporter substrate-binding protein; its protein translation is MAMITRRSALTVIAGGASLAAGPARAETMSGRPIYPVAVPIYQSQFVADRIGYFKEAGLDCKLVQGGSGVKTREIIASSQGDVGIGDVTHPMQLANHGRAGRILMPTDTRSSSVMFIIRKDLWDQGITTLEKLTESKRPDGRKPIVSVSSLGGTNHVWSSYYMETMGLAEKVTWIGTGNVDTMLGSLKSKQVDVLVSSLSLLDESKEQGWGTLLFDGTDEAIWNKYIGGKVPVTCHFTVQSTIDKDPPKIQAFATALWRAAQWIKTHSSDEVYDAIEPYVGSTSRKANILEITALKKVADFDCVIDAASFARGEKVWFREMTGIKPLAMSEVVVPDFVLAARKAYPG
- a CDS encoding glutathione S-transferase family protein produces the protein MKLYWHPLSGHAHRAQLFLSLIGARFDLVEVDLAKGAHKVPEFLKLNPFGQVPVLDDDGVVVSDSNAILIYVAKKLGKTDWLPEDAKGAAAVQRWLSVAAGQIAFGPAAARLITVFNAPLNADEVIRRAHAILALIEAELAGKSWIVGGAHPTIADVALYSYIARAPEGNVDLSQYPAVLGWLTRVESLPRFTPFKITPAGLQKVA
- a CDS encoding ABC transporter permease; this encodes MKPRRHSLSALAWQVGICIVVLSVWQWGYQLRARFPWLVPDLLDPYFISKPSEIFEQFLILSCLKSKLGVFNGWFNGDFAKCMARTENNLWVATAITLKNTFFGFVTGVTSGFAAGLILGRSDRLSAIFQPFITAVNSIPRIALAPIIVLAFGIGDTSKIVTSWIVVVFLVFYNTFEGARSIDEGFINAARLLGASEWQITRTVVIPSTMAWVFASLTPAISFALIGVIVGEFIGAEKGIGRLIIESEARGEASGMMVAVTILMLVGVVLAALIRRLQAYLLRWQQHNRAD
- a CDS encoding amidohydrolase family protein encodes the protein MIDTKNRYGRTAARNHDADGLARRPSSTTIDIHAHIVVPQAAKLAGPHVDLSRVPLAHFADSLTKEINAQQEKDVAEVMTTIDRRLFDLDKMGIDIQVVAPAPPQCYYAVDPKIAEQAHKLANDGVAEYCARRPDRFVGLGVVTLQEPELAVRELDYVMKDLKLKGVEILTNVDGQELSDPKFRPFFARAEQLGAFIMMHPNGFTHGDRLTHFYFNNVLGNPLETTLALHNLIFSGTLARFPDLKLMAVHGGGYLPGYSGRIDHAWGARKDSQGELLLPPTTYLRQVYLDTVVFSYHQLAYLIDVFGPDRIVMGTDYPFDMAEYNPIGHVAGVHGMDETTLAQIAGGNAARVLGLDV
- the maiA gene encoding maleylacetoacetate isomerase codes for the protein MSIKVYGFWRSIASFRIRVALKLKALPFEEISIDILQGKQFEPGYDAVNPEHVVPTFIHDGHSLYQSLAIMEYLDDIKPTPRLLPDDVKERAYARSLALMTIADAHPLTVPRVRKHLAGSFGADAHAIEAWVTHWTVEGLAAYERFLERRKPAPFALGKEVGLADICIAGQVVGAQYVKVELDAYPLVKSISDRCFALPEFKSSRPFEQPDYKAAGGKH
- a CDS encoding ABC transporter ATP-binding protein: MPLDRSQDVSRIDVRDLNKTFQLAGAAIEAVRGVSFSVKRGEFVALLGPSGSGKSTVLNMIATLIRPSSGQILIDGAPIVPGKATPNVGYVFQRDTLFPWRTVADNIGYGLQLAGKSDAERKERVAACISQAGLEGFDEAYPSALSGGMRQRAALMRTLVVEPQILLMDEPFGALDTHTKIDMHEVLLRIWEREQQTVLFVTHDLGEALTLADRIILFSARPGRIKDMFEVDFPRPRDAVKVRETPRYAELFQHIWHSLGEEFVKGRER
- a CDS encoding NAD(P)-dependent oxidoreductase — its product is MKVGVCGTGRMGGSIAERLLAVGHEVGVWNRDTAKTKPLVDAGAKAFASPAALVEGCDVIIVMLLNDTATDAVYHGVNGLLKAKLSGKLLIDMSTIQPDTMKSVGNAATKAGAAFVECPVGGSKVPAREGKLFGLVGGSDADVARARPLLEQLCRRIEHVGPLGAGATLKLAVNLPLLVYWQALGESLTICKPLNLPAERLIDILSDTAGAPAAMKGRGAIIAKVLGGGPLSETAFGITAAKKDLATAVQFAASLHAELPVAKSALACFEEAEKDGLGEADATTVSVHWTRRKPKT